The Acidipropionibacterium virtanenii DNA segment CTGGCAGCGCGCGCAGCCCCGTGCGGGGGCGTGGGGGTCGCCCCGCCTTCTGTTGAATTCGTGTTCATCAGAGGCTTCCTCCTGTTGTGGTGCGTGCCGGCGCGCTCATGACCGTCGAGAAGTACGGCAGGGTCTGCCCCTCCTCGACGTCGGCCAGGCCGATGAGCTGCTCGGACTCCATGGAGACGTCAGTGCCGAGCACGGCATCGCGGCCCCGTTCCCGGATCTGGTCGAGGACCGCGGGCAGGGTCCGTCCGCCCTTGTAGACGGTCACCGAGTCGGCGAGATCGAGCACCTGGCCGAGCCTGTCGGCCCCGACGGTGGCGGGCACCAGGGCGAGGATCTCGCGGCCCTCCACAAGAGGGGTGCGCGACGCCGCGGCGAGGGCCTGCATGGCGGTGATGCCGGGGACCAGGGTCACCTCGACGTCGGGGAGCCGCTGTTCGACGTTGCCGCGCAGGTAGCTGAAGGTGGAGAAGACCGCCGGGTCGCCGACTGTGGCCAGGGCGACGGTGGCGGCCCCGGCCTCGAAGGCCGCCACGGCGGCGTCGGCGGAGACCTGCCAGGACTCCGTGCGCTTGTGGCCGATGCCGCGGCGCTGGGCCATGGAGAAGGGGATGCGTTCGATCCGTCCGGCCATCTGCGGGCAGGCGGCGCGGACGATGGCCTCGGCCCGGCCCGGGCCCTCGGCGGACTTCTCGGTGGCGGGCACGAGCACGACGTCGGCGGTCGAAAGGATGCGTGAGGCCTTGAGGGTGACCAGTTCTGGGTCGCCGGGGCCCACACCGACCCCGATCAGTCTGCGTGCAGGGTCAATGGCATGGGTCATGCCG contains these protein-coding regions:
- the cobI gene encoding precorrin-2 C(20)-methyltransferase, giving the protein MTHAIDPARRLIGVGVGPGDPELVTLKASRILSTADVVLVPATEKSAEGPGRAEAIVRAACPQMAGRIERIPFSMAQRRGIGHKRTESWQVSADAAVAAFEAGAATVALATVGDPAVFSTFSYLRGNVEQRLPDVEVTLVPGITAMQALAAASRTPLVEGREILALVPATVGADRLGQVLDLADSVTVYKGGRTLPAVLDQIRERGRDAVLGTDVSMESEQLIGLADVEEGQTLPYFSTVMSAPARTTTGGSL